ATCACGACGTAATTGGTGATACTTATAAAAATTGATAACAacttaattttgtttttcacaactTGTAACCTACGAATTGTTTTGGGTCTATCAAAGTGTGTTGCTACTACTCAAATATGCAATTAGAAATAATTACAACCTATTTTAAACcatttaaaataatatttaatgaCAATAATGGAATATAGTCCAATTATCTGGCAAGAATAAAGCGAATCAATTTCAAATGTCTATCAAGTCAAATTAATTGATAACAATATTAGTTGAAAGTCATTTAAACTCGGCCCAAGTACAATGTACTGCAGTTAAATAGAATAGCTATGAAATGAAGGAATCaaagtacatatgtacatgcatcTAGAGGCATAATTCGCACATCAAGCTTCTGGAGACAATAACGAAAGTAAAGATTGTATTTGTATAAACAAATTGCATTTATACAGTAATGTGGCTTATAGTCAAAGAAAATATTAGCATAATGAATGGAAATAAAAGTTGTTGAAGTAAAGAATCAACTCTCAAAGGAATCCTTCAGAAAAGGAAAAAGACTTTGATAGCCTTTGTTTTaccaaaaaaaagtttcaattaGTATTTCCCGTAAATAAACTAACCTTTTAGACTGATTGAGATGTTAATGAAAGATGAATGATTCAAAAACGTACAATCCCAAAAATGAGGCGGATCTCGTTCTTAGAATTTatctaattaaaaatttattacaaaacTATCCCCTTTGTCAAATCGAGACTTTAAAGTACATACGTATATCCAATTCCATTATTTGCTAAAATAAACTCTATAATGGAACGAGGCACGTCCAGAAAGTGAATCTACTCAATTTGTGTaatctttccaaaaaattatcaaaaaaaaatacatagttTCATTTGGATATAACATACATGTGaaagttatttttcaaaatagtcGCCATCCATTTCGATGCAGGTGGATAAATGGGGGATCAATCTTTTGATCATTATTATCATcttcaacggcgtaacaaccagtCGTTTTGGAATTATGACTTGgcgtttttaatttcattttgtagATTTTCAGGGACTCCATATGgagataaaaattgaaattgagatGGATTTTGCGAACGAGATGCCATAAATATCAATTCaataattatataatattatgtttATTGGAACTAAAGCGAACTTACCCCTAGAGAAAACATAATTGGGATTCTtaaatccatccatccatcattAAAATGTAAAATTCATTAAAAAGAGATGGAATGGATGGATGAATGGACTAACAGGAAATCTTGGCGGTAGGATGTGCATCAGTTTCAACAGTTGCTTGCAATATTGACATCGAAGCAAAGAATTCCATTCTTGTAGCTCAGAAATTACTGTACTTGCATGATATCTCAAAAATCCACAACGTCCAGCTTGACACATTTTCAAAAGGGTTCGTTATTGCAGCACAACATTTACATACGGGAAATGGACATatattatatggtgtagtggctcctctccaggaaaccggtccctatcgagcccatctcttgcaacgctgtcacatcagccttatattggggcaggatatcggctagctgcttggcagctctatttctgtacagggagcgcacgttccatgagagaatgcgcaaatcgttattccgttcttgttgtcgggttcgtcattgtatagtcaatccagtccgaagctccttttgtggtttcgtaacgcTTTGTTTTCGGTGTacggttgtcagctctacccaacccccaacctggaggaccagttggcacaatttgtcccgtttttaggcgcgggagactcgtctttacccttctccgtctgcagttttccattaagaaagaactctcagcgatcaccacatggaagtggagatagggtttggtagtagagctgttggtgttggttcagcactaTACTATGCCTCTACTACCCTTAGAGCGCTACATATGATATTGCATCGAAGTtaaatctcagaagaatttaaGGCCAGAAGTGGATTTCCCCAGGGTTGCAACATGTcagcgatattatttcttctcgttatcggtgatgttgTAAGGGTAATGAAGATCGTTAACTTAGTTATACCAGAATACGTTGTCAAAAATTAAAAGCGAAATTCGTGTTCCTTTAGATTTGATAACCTGGGGCACCCAGGAGGTCTTTACATAATACTTAGTGTCAGTCCCCTGTACAAGTGCATTTGTATTTTTTGTAACGGATATTAAATCAACATCATTTAGAGTGAGAAATGTTTTCATATCCGAGAGCGAACTTTTCAAACAATTCTTTTTTCaagtgcgtttttctcaaaatgactttCTTCACATTTGCCAACTCAAAAAGTGATGAACCATTCATTACAAAATTAGAGTAcgattctttacaaaattacgaagaatatgaatatgaatgaTGATATCAATTTTTAAGAGTGCTTTCTTgcttatttagtgaaaaaatggtcaaaattaaaatattttttaacacttgcaaaaatgtttattcttgcactttcttcaggtttaaatttttaggaaataagttagtaatgtaaaatttgttatttttggctTCAGAGAGTCATCTCGTGTGTCAGATCTAAGGAATCGTTTTTTTAGCATCAATTGCCCCAACAGGAATTAAAAGTGTGTATTTAGTTATAGTGtagaattatttttgtttgagaattgagGAAGTCCTAAGTCcatatccacttgatgtcggaccggaccaactgggaagaaactttcttccacatttgtggtccgcggacccctctttttgggctaaaaactcaaaaattcaaaaaagtcgAGGGCAGAGGCACTCATCAGACGCGGCTTTagatctgccctgggagcagcgtgaccaaaagtggccacaggtggtaatcgcttttttatgtataatcgcaaatacaacatgagtgcgaattatatccaataggAATCCGCCGCCCGTCCAGCTCAAAAGAAAGGTTCGCGGACATAAATgtgaaagaaagtttcttcccaattggtccgatccgacatcaactgggtgcggacttaggactccctcaatcctcaatCAAAAATAATTCCACTTCGGCCTAGTTTGGAACTGAAAGTGACTGCAGGATCTGcacggaaaattttttttctgcatGTTCTTCCATCATTCGGAATATGGTAGCGAAGTCTTTGTTTTTTGTGGCAGCTTTTTCTTTCATTGCCAACGCAATAGAGAAATTCCATTTGCCGAGACGTACGCTACACTGCAGTACTCATGCTTTCTCACCGCGCCGAGCCTCTAAACTGTCCGTCCCtttaaattctaaaaatttCTAGTATAATCAGATTTTCATATAGAAGTATAATACGCAAACGTTGAATATGAACTAATTGAATTACTACTTACTTGAACAACTGCCGCattataacttttctttgaTTGCAGGAATTTTCTTTAATGATGGACCTATATGGAAAGTTCAGCGGCGGTTTATTCTACGATATCTTCGAGACTTTGGATTCGGTCGTCGTTTCGATGAACTGGAGATCTTTGTTAATGAAGAACTGATGGAACTTGTGGATATTATGAAGAACGGACCCGAATATCCACATGAACATCGAtttttccgaaaaaatcaggcTTTATGTCCTTACTTTATGTCACCTGTCATGGTGAACGCGTTCCTCAAAATTTTTTGCAACGAGAAAATACCGCGAGCAGATCAGGAAGCTGTAGGAGATTTGGCGATGGCTACCGAAGAGTTCCAGCGTATAGCTGATGACTATGGAAGATTAGTTAGCCTTTTTCCTTGGATACGACATTTTTTCCCAAAAACTAGCGGTTTCAAAGATCTTGCTAGGTCAAATGCtgttatttataaatttgtgaAAAACATCATCGTTAGACACGAAAAAACCTTCGAACCTGACCATATCCGAAACTTCGTTGATATGTATTTGGAGGAACTGCAGCGTGAAGAAGGAAAAGTCGATACCACTTTTGCCAGTATGAAAATCATATTAAAGGAACCTTATATATTTGAATTCATTAAAATTCCTTTCCAGTCGATCAGTTCATTATGGGCATTGTGGACTTTATCTTTCCAGCGATATCCGCAATATCAACACAGTTATCATTCTTGTTCCAGTGGTTCCTACGGAAACCAGAAATTCTAAAAAAGATTCAAGCCGAAATTGACGAAGTTGTTGGAAATGGACGCCTACCCACCCTTGACGATCGACAACATTTACATTACACTGAAGCCTCGCTTAGAGAATGTTTAAGGCTGGAAACCTTGGTGCCATCAAACTTACCGCACAGAGCGATAGCTGATACAGAACTTCTAGGATATTCTATCCCTGCCGTAAGTTTCATTATTGATCCTTCATTTGTGTATTGATTGGAATTGAAAACGTGTTCTTTTTGAAAGGACACCATAGTCTATACCGGTTTGTATGGATTCCATAACGACAAAGACACTTGGGGCGATCCGGAGGAATTTCGTCCAGAGAGGTTCTTAGATTACAGGGGCCATTTTTCCAATAAGAAGGATATATCGCTTCCATTCGGAGCAGGTATTTATAGAAATTTGGAATTTTACTGGGGATAGTCTCACATATATTTAATTGTATTTCTTAGGTAAACGGTTATGCGCTGGCGAAACATTTGCTAGAAATATGCTTTTCCTAACAGCTGGAGCTATTTGCCAAAATTTCAATATTATACGTGGCAAAGGAGAGAGTTTACCTGATCCAAAAGAAACTATTTGCGGTCTCATAAGAACGCCTCCAGATTATTGGGTTCATTATGAAATCCGCGAGAATCATTGAAAAGACAATGGAGGCTATATGTTTTAATTCCTGAATTTACACAATGAATTATTGCTATCATGACTTAAATATAGTAGTAAATTAAAACTGGTCATGGCAATAATCGATTCCACCTATGAAATTAAAGGTTTTTTCAAACTCGAATAACAAAGAAGCCTAAAAAATCTAAATTTAATTCAGTATTACGAATAGATTTAGGGACAAAAGAAACTTTTGATACGTGTATCGTTTTAtaacaaattcaaaaaaatattccatAGAAATAATTTTCTCTGCTCTTTTATGAAGTCAATAATTCAATTGTATGAATTTTATTGGAAGTACGATTcagttatattttttaaatatattgttATTAATGTATGGTTTTCTATAGGTTGAAAGGAAAGGGTTTTGTAAATAATTCTAAGTACGGTTTCTCAgacaaaaatatatacatattcgcAAAAGCATAGAAAATTATCTTTAGTTTCATTTATTGTACCACACACAGAACGAGAGAAACAATTTTCGTGCTGCACAGACTTTGAGTTCAACTTGTTTTAACTCAAGAAAAATAATCCTACAGACGTAATAATAATTTGTATAATTTTCTTCTTATCActttttctaataaattttattaactttCAGATTTTACTACAACTAATTAAAGAGGTCACTTTACCAAGCGTATGTATGGCGCCTATCAAACTTCATAAAAGAGATCTGCAAATTTTATTGTGCCCAATAAAATTAAGTAGCCGCACGTCAGATCACAGTATAACGAACTTGAACTACGATTGGGGCCAAAAAATtcataaacaaaaacataaacaataattatcaaattaaatgaaaaaatttgggaaaaaataGTATCAACTAAGATAAGAAATCACTAGTCTTAATCATAATTGTAATCAAATTGTATCGACGTATGAGAAGTTATTAGGCTAAGGAAACGAAAAGGTGAGAGTGCAATTATTTAATATTATTCTATGTATCCTGTATTATTCTACAATATATAAGCATATATCGCGCAAACTACTGCACGTTAGAGCAAcctttgaatttaaaggggggataAATTTCTACATTAGTCAACTCCGAGTATAATTATGGCTGAATCCTTCGCTTGGTTGGAAATCTTAGGCAAACGCTTTCATGAGGTGATGCTAACCTCCCATGTATCCTCCAATCATATCGATTTGATCTGATCTGATTATAATCAAGAACAGTAGAACCCCGACACTTTATGAAGATCGAGAAAGTTGCATTTTGGCAGTTGTTATACATATATCATAAATGTAAAACCATACCTAGATTAAGCTTATCGAGATCCAAATTGTCACTATTCTGTGATGGCCCACAATAACATCCACCCTATGATGTTTATGAAAAAACTCGAGTGCCATAATGTTATTTCTCCTAATTGCTTTCCGAGCTTTGACAAAAAACTTTACTCTTACATAACATATCGCTTTTCTTCCAATGATAAAACAGTCAAACCTGCCCTTGAgcttaaaataatataaataatataaatcagCACAAGTAGCTTCTAAGTCATTACAGCCAGTACTGAGTTACTTGTAGAACTGTTTTATATCTATAGCAGTTTTTTTACCAGTACCGTTACtatattgaaaagaaaatgcagAAAAGTCAACTGTGGTATTCGCTCTCTCAACTTCTAATCAAATTcgaaataattttgaagttatAGTCTTCGAAGTGTCCGTAGCTCTACTGGAGAAAGAGTGTCGATCTCCTCATAATCTTTCACATTCTGATTCGTTTTTGGACGGTTAACTGTTATATATATGTAGGCACATGCCGACTTTTACGAGGAAGCTGAAGGACCACAGTATTTTTCTTTATGGAAACCTTAAACATGGTTTTTATTCAAAACAGTGTTTTTCAAGTTGATATGCATGATAACTCAGAAAGTATTTTTTTGATCTTGTTAAAATATTGCGCACACCTTTTATACATTAGTACCTTTTAATTGAACCTAAAAAATGCGAAATGTCattaaaagaaaacattttttaaagcataaaatctcaatttttactgaaaattcgaatttttttgtttaaaacaaaatttttaatacaatttgaaaatttttaacattttatagGTTCAACTAGAAActatatatgcttatattatgaatttttttattttttcagataaaaattaagTACCCTCGGTTGCACACCGGTTTTACATTCATATTGTGACTTTCTTGAAACTAATGAAAGAATTACCGGCCTTTTTTtaaaagtgaaacaaaaatgaaatatttcattaaaatatattatacctaattaaaatcaaattttttaaaatattgaaagccTAACATTTCTATAAGGAAAAAAATATCCTAAAAATTGGCCTCTTTTTTGCGGGTACATAACGATTCGGCGCCGCTCATTTTGACGCGAGCACATTTCGACggcaaataataattttttaaataacattttttttttcaaattttatatcgTTCATACCATTTGATGGCGTACATTTTTTTAACCAGTATTATTTTAACATATATTCatgtatgatatatatatatgtattttgagTTATGTAGCAATCCTATTGAACTAGCGTTTAAAAGAACGATATCTGAAACCCTACTGCTTTCAGACACAATTTTTTGTACCCGGTTTTGTTTCAGGTTGAAATGTTCTTAAAAACATAATTTACGGGACAAGACCCTTCTCCCTTTGGGTAATCATCCTCCTGAGAGTGAATTGAGAACACGAAGTTATAACATGTAATGTTTTAGCGACCGAACGTGATAGCTTT
The DNA window shown above is from Hermetia illucens chromosome 5, iHerIll2.2.curated.20191125, whole genome shotgun sequence and carries:
- the LOC119658411 gene encoding probable cytochrome P450 304a1, producing the protein MVSVILLAAFVCMVIYYAYEYATHRPKNFPPGPPRIPFFGAYLFFLLVNFKSTHSAALLFSKWYKSKMLGFYLGSYPTVVVHSHEGVKEVLLRPEFDGRPDLFAGRLREPNFNRKGIFFNDGPIWKVQRRFILRYLRDFGFGRRFDELEIFVNEELMELVDIMKNGPEYPHEHRFFRKNQALCPYFMSPVMVNAFLKIFCNEKIPRADQEAVGDLAMATEEFQRIADDYGRLVSLFPWIRHFFPKTSGFKDLARSNAVIYKFVKNIIVRHEKTFEPDHIRNFVDMYLEELQREEGKVDTTFAIDQFIMGIVDFIFPAISAISTQLSFLFQWFLRKPEILKKIQAEIDEVVGNGRLPTLDDRQHLHYTEASLRECLRLETLVPSNLPHRAIADTELLGYSIPADTIVYTGLYGFHNDKDTWGDPEEFRPERFLDYRGHFSNKKDISLPFGAGKRLCAGETFARNMLFLTAGAICQNFNIIRGKGESLPDPKETICGLIRTPPDYWVHYEIRENH